The Candidatus Effluviviaceae Genus I sp. genomic sequence TCGCGTGGACGAGCTCCTCCTGCACCTGCGCGCGGAACCAGTTCTCGAAGCCGTCGAGGCCGAGCGACTTCGCGTGGGCCGCCATGGAGAGGTAGAGGTAGGCGGAGTAGGTCTCGGCGTTGATCTGCTTGTTGAGAGCGCCCTGCATCTTCTTGCTCAGCATCGGTTCGTCTCCCCTTCCGGCGCGCCGCCGGCGCGCGTCCTCGGACCCGTCAACCTCTCTGACGGCCGTCGCGGGCCCTGGCGCTTCCCGCTACCCCTCGAGGTCGAACTCACGCACGTCGAACCAGTACCCGGTGCCGCTGAGCTGGTCGATCTGCGCCTGGACCACCGCGAGGTGCCCGTCCTCGATCTCCAGGAACCTCGAGAACAGCGCCTTCGCCTCGGCGGGGAGTTCCGACACCATCCTCCGGTAGAAGCCGCTGGTCTCGGTCTCCACGACCAGGGCCTGCTCCAGGAAGTCGATCTCGGCTCCGCTGGCGCGCTCCGGCCCCGCCGTCTCGAGCTTAGCGATGCCGGCCTGGATCGCGCCGGGCGACGGCAGCGCCGTCCCGAGCCCGGACGCCGTGACCCGGCCGTTCCGGGCCCACTCCGCGAGCTTGTGCTCGAGGTAGTCGACGTGGTGCTGCTCCTCATCCGCCATGAGCTGGAAGACGCGCCTCGCGGACGCGTGCTCGGCTCCTCTCACCGCCTTCGCGTAGTGGTCTCGGACCTTGTTCTCGTACTCGATCGCGGTCCTGATCGCCTGCTCTACCGTCACGGTGCCTCCCGGTCTCGCTGTGCCGCGCGCGGTCGGCTCACGCCTTCCACAGGCCGTGGACGTTGCAGTACTCGCGGACGGCCGCGATGGGCCCGGTGACGCGGAACACGGCCTCGGGCGCCCCGCCCGGCTGCAGGAACTCGCGGTAGGCCTTGCCATCCGAGATCACCTCGATCCACTCGATGTAGTGCTTCTCCTCCATCGGGTGCGGAACGCCTCCCACCTTGACCTTGACGCCTGTCGCCGTCGGCTCCACCACCGGGACGTGCTTCTCCTTCGACGCGTCCACGGTGTTCTCGGTCACGAGCGCCATGGGCCTGCCGCAGCACACGAGCTCGCCCGCCCCCTCGTGCAGGACCTCGACGATGTTCCCGCACGCCTCGCACTTGTAGATCTGCAGCTTCGCCGTCATGTCGTCCTCCGCGGGCGCGGCCGGGTGATTCTACCCGGCCGCGTCTCGTCGTTCAACACGCCTCCGCCCGCTACCAGTTCTCGCACAGAAGCTCGAAGTGCGCCTGCGGATGATCGCACGCCGGGCACTTCTCGGGCGCCGAGGCGCAGCTCAGGATGTAGCCGCAGTTGCGGCAGCGCCACACGACCTTCTCACCCCTCTTGAACACGCGGTCGGCCTTGATGTTCCCCAGGAGCCCCTGGTACCGCTTCTCGTGCTGCTTCTCAGCCACCGCGATCGCCTCGAAGATGCACGCGATGGAGTTCAGGCCCTCTTCGCGGGCGATCTTCGCGAACTCGGGGTACATGGTCGTCCACTCGTGGTTCTCGCCGCCGGCGGCCTCCGCGAGGTTCTCGGCCGTCGTGCCGACGACGCCCGCCGGGAACTTCCCGGTGATCTCGACCTCGCCGCCCTCGAGGAGCTTGAAGAGGCGCTTGGCGTGCTCGCGCTCCTGGTTCGCGGTCTCTTCGAAGACGTCCGCGATCTGGACGTAGCCCTCCTTGCGCGCCTTGCTCGCGAAGTACGTGTAGCGGTTCCTCGCCTGCGACTCGCCGCTGAACGCGGTCAGGATGTTCTTCTCGGTCTTCGTTCCCTTGACGCTCACTTCGCCCTCCTTCCGTTGCCGTTCTTCCGCGCCTTCCGCTGCTTCTCAACGCACGCCGGGCAGAGCCCGGTGAAACAGAGTCTGTGCCCCGTCAGCCGGAAGCCGTCACCGCCGACCACCGCGGACTCCAGCGGCGTCCGCAGACAGAGCCCTACGTCGCTCACACGACCGCATCGGTCACAGACGGCGTGGTAGTGCTCCCCCTCCGCGCGGTCGAAGCGCCTCGCCCCACCCTGCGTCTCGATCACGCGCACCCGACCCTCGCGGGCCAGCGCGTCGAGCCCGCGGTACACGGTGGCAAGGCTCACGCCGTCGAGCCGTTTCCTCACGGACAGATGCAGCTCGTCCGCGGTGGGATGGCTGTGAGACCGCTCGAGTTCCTCGAGGATCGCCGCTCTCGCCCGGGTCATGCGAAAGCCGTTGCCCTGTTCCGCCACGCCGTCATCCCTCGAAGGGGGAAATGCGAACGATTCGCGTTAGCAGCATAACCGACAACGCTTCGGAGTCAAGCGCGCGAGTGCCGGCGCTTGACGGCCGGGTAGTACGATGTGATACTCCCGGTCGTTGCCAGTCGGCGGACGGTGACCGGGAGGGCCGCATGCCCAGGAAGAAGACGGAGACCATATCGTTCAAGGCGGACACGGCGCTCCTCGATGCGATCGAGGGGATCGCCAATCGCTCCGAGTTCATCCGCGGCGCGATCCTCGCGGCGCTCGAGAGCGCGTGTCCTCTGTGCAGCGGCACGGGGACGCTCACGCCGGACCAGAAGCGTCACTGGAACGAGTTCGCGGAGGACCACCCCATCAGGACGTGCGGCCACTGCCACGAGCCACGCATCTACTGCGCGAGGAAGCCGTGAGGGCCCGGGCAGCGCGGTGGCGCGGGAGGTGGCGCCTCGCGACGGCGGCGGCCGTCGTGGCGCTCCAGCTTGCGGCGGGCGCGCCCGCGCCGGCTGCGGCCGCTTCCTCGACCGCGGCGACGCCCGAGCGGCCCGCGCTGAGCACGGTCGCAGGCATCGACCCCATCGCCTTCGTCGTCGAGCGCGTCGGCGGGCCCCGGGTCGAGGTTCGCGTGGCCGTGAGCGCAGGCCAGGACCCGCACACGTACGAGCCCACGCCGGCGCAGATGGCGGCGCTGTCGGGAGGTCGCCTCTACTTCCGGACCGGCCTGCCCTTCGAGGAGCGGCTCCTCGGGCGCATCGCCGAGGTCGCTCCGCAGCTGGCCGTTGTCGATGTCGGCCGGGGCGTGCCGCGACGACGGGCGGACGACGGCGCCCATCGGCCCGGGGCGCACGATGACGGCGCGGATGCCGGGCACGACCACGGCGAGGCGGACCCCCACATCTGGATGAGCCCGCGCCTCATGAAGACCATCGCCGGCACCGTGTGTGACGCCCTCGTCGAGGCCGACCCGGCCGGCGCCGACGAGTACCGTCGGCGTCTCGAGGCGCTCCTCTCCGACCTCGACACGCTCCATGCCGAGATCGCCGCGGCGCTCGCGCCTCTCCGCGGTCGGAGCCTCTACGTGTTCCACGACGCGTTCGGCTATTTCGCCGACGCGTACGGCCTCCGGCAGGTGGCCATCGAGACCGGCGGCAGGGAACCGGGGCCGAGGCGCGTGGCGGGCATCATCGAGAGCGCGAGGCGAGACGGGATCCGGGTCATCTTCGTCCAGCCGCAGTTCTCGACGCTGAGCGCGCAGGCGATCGCGCGAGAGATCGGCGGCGCGGTCGTGCCGTTCGATCCGCTCGCCAGGGACTACATCGCGAGCATGAGGAAGGCGGCCGGCGCGGTCGCGGCCGCGCTGTCCGCGGGAGGCTGACCGGCATGGCGCCCGCCGTTGACCCCGCCGTCCGCTTCGAGAGCGTCTCCTACGCCTACGGTCAGCGGCCCGCCGTGAGCGACGTCACGCTCACGATCCCGCGCGGCGGGTTCGCAGCCGTCATCGGTCCCAACGGCGGCGGCAAGACGACGCTCCTCAAGCTCGCGCTCGGGCTCCTGAAGCCCTCGCGCGGCACGGTCGAGGTTCTCGGGACGACGCCGCAGGCCGCGCGCAGCCGCATCGGCTACATGCCCCAGCGCGCCCAGATCGACCCGCTGTTCCCCGCACCGGTGGGGGACGTCGTCCTGGCGGGACGGATCGGCCCGGCCGCGGCGGCCTACACGCGGAGCGACCGGGAGGCCGCGACGGCCGCGGCGGAGCGCGTCGGACTGGGTGAGCTGCGCCGGACGCCGTTCTCGGCGCTGTCCGGCGGCCAGCGACAGCGCGCGCTCATCGCGCGTGCCCTGGTCGCCGACCCTGAGCTCCTGCTCCTCGACGAGCCGACGGCGAACCTCGACGTCGCGATGGAGAACGACCTGTACGATCTCCTCGCGTCGCTCTCCGGGACGCTCACGATCGTCCTGGTCTCGCACGATCTCGGGTTCGTGTCCCCCATCGCCGACACGGTCGTCTGCGTCAAGGAAACCGTCACCGTCCACCCCACGTGTGAGCTCACCGGCGAGGCCATCCGCACGACGTACGGGCGCGAGGTCCTCGCGGTGCGCCACGACCGGGACGCCCGCGGACACGGAGGCGAGCGATGATGGGGTTCCTCGAGGCGGTCGGCACCCACGCCTTCCTGCGGCACGCGCTCGTTGCCTGCGCGCTCGCAAGCGTCGCGGCGGCCGTGGTCGGCAGCTACGTGGTCGTCCGGAGGATGACGGCGATCGCCGGAGGCGTCGCGCACTCGGTGCTCGGGGGGATCGGCGCGGCCGCGTATCTTGAGGCAGCGCACGGGTGGCAGGCGCTCCATCCTCTCCACGGCGCGGCGGTCGCCGCCGTTCTCTCGGGCGTCGTCATCGGCATCGCGGGAGCCCGGGGCCGCGAGAGGCCCGACACGGTCATCGGGGTCGTGTGGGCGGTCGGCATGGCGGCCGGCGTGCTGTTCCTGTCAAGGACGCCGGGGTACGGGCAGAACCTCGTGAGCTACCTCTTCGGCAACGTCCTCATGGTGACCCGCGGGCACATCTGGCTCATCGCCGCGCTGGATGTCATCGTCCTCGCGGCCGCCGTCCGGTTCCGGAGCGGCCTGTTCGCCACGTCCTTCGACGAGGAGTTCGCCGTCGCGCGCGGCGTGAACGTCGCGTTCCACCACATGCTGCTCGTCATCCTCACCGCGCTCTCGGTGGTGCTCCTCGTCACCGTCGTGGGCATCGTGATGAGCATCGCCCTCCTCACGATCCCGCCGGCGATCGCGGGGCGCTACACGCGAAGCCTCCTGTCCATGATGGTCGCTGCGGGCGCTGTCTGCCTCGTCCTCACGTCGGGCGGCCTCGCGGCGAGCTACGCGCTGGACCTTCCTTCGGGAGCGACCATCATCGTGCTCGCGGGCGCCGCGTACGCGCTTCTTGTCCCGCCGGCGCGGCGGATCAGGCGGTCTCGACTGTGGCCGGTGGGCGCGCCGGGGGGGATCTAGCGGTAGATGGCCTTGATCGTGCTCCAGCTCGCGAGCCGCTCGGTGGAGGGCGCCGTGTAGCCGTCGATGGTGACCACGTAGCCCTTTCCGCAGGGAACCCCCGAGTACACGGACGGCCCCACCCAGAGCCAGTGCTCGCCGGGCTCCACCGTCACCGTCGCGCAGGCGTCACCGCAGACGGTCCCGGCCGCGCGGGCGAGGTGCTCGAGATCGCTGCACCCCTCGCCGGGCCCGCGTCGCAGCACCCACATGAGCAGCGGGAACTCGGCCCTGCCGCAGACAGTGATGGTGCTCTGCTGCTCGACGTCGAGCCG encodes the following:
- a CDS encoding transcriptional repressor → MTRARAAILEELERSHSHPTADELHLSVRKRLDGVSLATVYRGLDALAREGRVRVIETQGGARRFDRAEGEHYHAVCDRCGRVSDVGLCLRTPLESAVVGGDGFRLTGHRLCFTGLCPACVEKQRKARKNGNGRRAK
- a CDS encoding desulfoferrodoxin, translated to MTAKLQIYKCEACGNIVEVLHEGAGELVCCGRPMALVTENTVDASKEKHVPVVEPTATGVKVKVGGVPHPMEEKHYIEWIEVISDGKAYREFLQPGGAPEAVFRVTGPIAAVREYCNVHGLWKA
- a CDS encoding CopG family transcriptional regulator translates to MPRKKTETISFKADTALLDAIEGIANRSEFIRGAILAALESACPLCSGTGTLTPDQKRHWNEFAEDHPIRTCGHCHEPRIYCARKP
- a CDS encoding ABC transporter ATP-binding protein; the encoded protein is MAPAVDPAVRFESVSYAYGQRPAVSDVTLTIPRGGFAAVIGPNGGGKTTLLKLALGLLKPSRGTVEVLGTTPQAARSRIGYMPQRAQIDPLFPAPVGDVVLAGRIGPAAAAYTRSDREAATAAAERVGLGELRRTPFSALSGGQRQRALIARALVADPELLLLDEPTANLDVAMENDLYDLLASLSGTLTIVLVSHDLGFVSPIADTVVCVKETVTVHPTCELTGEAIRTTYGREVLAVRHDRDARGHGGER
- a CDS encoding zinc ABC transporter substrate-binding protein, with product MRARAARWRGRWRLATAAAVVALQLAAGAPAPAAAASSTAATPERPALSTVAGIDPIAFVVERVGGPRVEVRVAVSAGQDPHTYEPTPAQMAALSGGRLYFRTGLPFEERLLGRIAEVAPQLAVVDVGRGVPRRRADDGAHRPGAHDDGADAGHDHGEADPHIWMSPRLMKTIAGTVCDALVEADPAGADEYRRRLEALLSDLDTLHAEIAAALAPLRGRSLYVFHDAFGYFADAYGLRQVAIETGGREPGPRRVAGIIESARRDGIRVIFVQPQFSTLSAQAIAREIGGAVVPFDPLARDYIASMRKAAGAVAAALSAGG
- a CDS encoding rubrerythrin family protein, giving the protein MSVKGTKTEKNILTAFSGESQARNRYTYFASKARKEGYVQIADVFEETANQEREHAKRLFKLLEGGEVEITGKFPAGVVGTTAENLAEAAGGENHEWTTMYPEFAKIAREEGLNSIACIFEAIAVAEKQHEKRYQGLLGNIKADRVFKRGEKVVWRCRNCGYILSCASAPEKCPACDHPQAHFELLCENW
- a CDS encoding metal ABC transporter permease, which produces MGFLEAVGTHAFLRHALVACALASVAAAVVGSYVVVRRMTAIAGGVAHSVLGGIGAAAYLEAAHGWQALHPLHGAAVAAVLSGVVIGIAGARGRERPDTVIGVVWAVGMAAGVLFLSRTPGYGQNLVSYLFGNVLMVTRGHIWLIAALDVIVLAAAVRFRSGLFATSFDEEFAVARGVNVAFHHMLLVILTALSVVLLVTVVGIVMSIALLTIPPAIAGRYTRSLLSMMVAAGAVCLVLTSGGLAASYALDLPSGATIIVLAGAAYALLVPPARRIRRSRLWPVGAPGGI